The Gammaproteobacteria bacterium genomic interval TCGGTTGGGATATCGATAACACCATCGGCTCCACACCACAGATCAACACGCCCTGTAATAGTTGGCCCGAGTTTTATAGTGAATATCGATTACGTTATCAAATCGATTTAGCCAACGCCAACGGTCATCATTGTCAACTTATCGATAAAACCTATGAGCTACTCGATTACCTAGATCAATTGCTGCATCACAAGCCACAGGCATCACTATTGCATGGTGATTTATGGTCAGGCAACTATGGAATTTGTGAAGATGGCACGCCGGTTATTTTTGATCCCGCTGTTTATTACGGTGACCGTGAAACCGATATTGCCATGACAGAGTTATTCAGCGGCTTTACACCACGGTTTTATGATGCCTATTGGCACCATTATCCCAAAACAGAGGGATACCCTGTACGCAAAACTCTATATAATCTTTACCATATACTTAACCATCTCAACCTGTTTGGTAATAACTATTACTCACAAGCTGATCACATGGTGTCAGCGCTGCTAAGTGAGGTACGATAATATGACAGAAAAAACAATTTATCGCATTGTCTTCATCAATCAAGATGAGGTCTATGAATTACATGCCCACTACGTTGGCCAAAGCGATGTCTTTGGCTTTATTGAAATCGAACAGCTGATCTTCGGTGAAAAATCCGAACTGGTTATTGATCCCACAGAAGAACGGCTGGAAGCAGAGTATGCAGGCGTCACCCGTACACATGTACCCTTGCACTCCGTCTTGCGTATCGATGAAGTAGAGAAACGCGGCACTAATAAAATTTCGCCCGCCACCGGACGCACGGCAAGCATAATGCCGTTTCCAAGCGCATCATTACCAAAGAGAACGGATAAATAAACGCTTCTTATAACCCTACTTCTCTGGAAAAACTAATAAAAACTATGTATCACAGCTACATGTCTTGAACCTTTCCCTGCAAGACATGTAGCAATTAATCCAGCCCGTATAGTAGTTTCTCCTATGCTAGGGCTCCTTGTCATGATGTGAACCCGCTAGACTATGGTCATATTCATAATCTTTATCAGGCTGAGGCTTATTGCCCATTGCGGCATCCATTTGATACGGCAGTGTACCGG includes:
- a CDS encoding fructosamine kinase family protein; protein product: MIRPALRDTLSQQISNNQNRAFTLQACQAIGGGSINNSYKISGKGQNYFIKINSAHFIGMFAAESQGLMTIAQSNSVLAPKPICHGELEGTSYLVMDYLELGAIRSHDNKHSIDKLGEQLAAMHRHSHTSFGWDIDNTIGSTPQINTPCNSWPEFYSEYRLRYQIDLANANGHHCQLIDKTYELLDYLDQLLHHKPQASLLHGDLWSGNYGICEDGTPVIFDPAVYYGDRETDIAMTELFSGFTPRFYDAYWHHYPKTEGYPVRKTLYNLYHILNHLNLFGNNYYSQADHMVSALLSEVR
- a CDS encoding DUF1820 family protein, with the translated sequence MTEKTIYRIVFINQDEVYELHAHYVGQSDVFGFIEIEQLIFGEKSELVIDPTEERLEAEYAGVTRTHVPLHSVLRIDEVEKRGTNKISPATGRTASIMPFPSASLPKRTDK